Proteins from one Athalia rosae chromosome 8, iyAthRosa1.1, whole genome shotgun sequence genomic window:
- the LOC105686334 gene encoding peptidyl-tRNA hydrolase ICT1, mitochondrial isoform X3, producing the protein MQVSLPKLEVQIELFDRVLIENNTIKSISEMNFVARQCLRIVRNEVNNQSHVCGLGRPFSFKSAYALENLYPKSNLKLFTPNFVPLEPDAPFNGFIPIDELDITYSRSSGPGGQNVNCVNTKVDLRFNIQKATWLNDELKPKLLEKYNTKINKEGYLVIKSDVTRSQQLNLADAMEKLRTMIRAVAIPEPQISEETEEKLRRRHLKAVRERLIAKRKRSDIKQSRQNHDVDF; encoded by the exons ATGCAAGTATCGTTACCGAAGTTAGAGGTTCAGATTGAACTTTTTGACCGGgtattgattgaaaataatacaataaaaaGCATAAGCGAGATGAATTTCGTCGCTAGACAGTGTTTGAGAATTGTTAGAAATGAAGTTAACAATCAATCACACGTTTGCGGTTTGGGGAGaccattttcattcaaaagtGCTTATGCGCTAGAGAATCTCTATCCTAAAAGTAACCTTAAACTTTTCACTCCAAACTTC GTGCCTTTAGAGCCGGATGCGCCTTTTAATGGATTTATACCGATAGATGAACTGGATATAACGTATAGTCGTAGCAGCGGACCTGGAGGTCAGAATGTTAATTGCGTAAACACAAAAGTAGACCTCAGATTCAACATTCAAAAAGCTACCTGGCTGAATGATGAACTCAAACCAAAGCTACTGGAAAAA TATAACACTAAGATAAACAAAGAAGGATATCTTGTGATAAAATCAGATGTGACTAGATCGCAGCAATTGAACTTAGCTGACGCTATGGAAAAACTCAGAACCATGATCAGAGCTGTTGCAATACCTGAGCCACAGATTTCTGaagaaactgaagaaaaattaaggagACGTCACCTCAAAGCCGTACGAGAACGGCTTATCGCCAAGAGGAAAAGATCCGATATAAAACAGAGCAGACAAAACCATGATGTGGACTTCTaa
- the LOC105686329 gene encoding clusterin-associated protein 1: MSFKDLRNFTEMMRVLGYPRLISLANFRVPNFPLVAEILIWLVKRFDPDADIPSEHSSEQERVALVRRTAEFMAIKANIKLNTKKIYQADGYAVKELLKITTLLYEAQTRSTEKAILLGDNLQSGTNFDISGRINELKTTRQLASQLTINGATLFDLLGREVDLREIRNNKMSRQFDSSEIELAMKEVIESIKLEISDTKKQIENIKDTEQSLDAKIERRRTELDRNQKRLQTLRKVRPAFMEEFEKLEVELKGLYDIYLQKFRYLAYLEHLHEDAAKAEQERFERRQAATKKQLEQLRGEDVTLEGLLEGSDSIFNSNQETIGHGLGDNEKQLQERIGQGVRIKTGMGGSSRAQTLQRRVYGSMSGRQRAGMGTALDLNDSVGSLDSDSDLFIDGDLDDDDELINSDGELELTGLHAKNNQEKRAVSKIDHSDEDF, encoded by the exons ATGTCATTTAAAGACTTGAGAA ATTTTACCGAGATGATGAGGGTCCTCGGATACCCGAGGTTAATATCTTTGGCAAATTTCCGGGTTCCAAATTTTCCTCTTGTTGCCGAAATACTTATTTGGCTCGTCAAGAGATTTGATCCTGACGCCGATATTCCCAGCGAACACAGTTCGGAGCAAGAGCGAGTTGCCCTAGTTAGAAGAACTGCTGAATTTATG GCGATTAAAGCAAACATCAAATTGAAcacaaagaaaatttatcaagcTGATGGTTACGCGGTgaaagaattattgaaaataaccACGTTACTTTACGAAGCACAAACTCGCAGCACGGAGAAAGCAATTTTATTGGGAGATAATCTCCAAAGTGGTACAAATTTTGACATTTCTGGAAGGATCAATGAACTGAAAACAACGAGGCAGCTGGCCAGTCAGCTAACCATCAACGGAGCCACGCTCTTTGACCTTTTGGGAAGAGAAGTTGACTTGCGAGAAATTAGAAACAATAAAATGTCCAGACAGTTCGATTCCTCAGAGATTGAATTGGCTATGAAAGAAGTGATCGAGAGTATCAAGCTGGAGATAAGCGACACCAAGAAACAGATAGAGAATATCAAAGACACCGAACAAAGTTTGGATGCCAAAATTGAAAGGCGACGAACAGAGCTTGATCGCAATCAAAAGCGACTTCAAACTCTCAGAAAAGTTCGCCCAGCGTTCAtggaagaatttgaaaaactcgaAGTCGAACTCAAGGGTCTGTATGACATTTATCTACAGAAATTTCGATATCTCGCCTACTTGGAACATCTTCACGAAGACGCCGCCAAGGCTGAACAAGAAAGATTTGAAAGAAG GCAAGCGGCGACAAAGAAGCAGCTCGAACAATTGAGAGGGGAAGACGTGACCTTGGAAGGTCTTTTGGAAGGAAGTGACTCGATATTTAATTCAAACCAGGAAACGATTGGGCATGGTTTAGGCGATAATGAAAAGCAGTTGCAGGAGCGAATAGGTCAGGGAGTCAGAATCAAGACTG GAATGGGGGGGTCCTCGCGAGCCCAGACATTGCAGCGTCGCGTTTACGGAAGCATGTCCGGTCGCCAACGTGCTGGAATGGGTACCGCGTTGGATCTGAACGATAGCGTTGGATCCCTGGACAGCGACAGCGATCTCTTCATCGACGGAGATctcgatgacgatgacgagttGATTAATTCTGACGGAGAGCTTGAACTGACGGGGTTACATGCTAAAAATAATCAGGAGAAACGAGCCGTCAGTAAAATCGATCACTCCGATGAGGATTTCTAA
- the LOC105686325 gene encoding uncharacterized protein LOC105686325: MGGRRGGSGGGRGAGVLKERANMSFMLVVMFFAVFGLIVLTEIFLIDDRHGSNVGGTGALGGHRNGHRLIAAPDRPDYEEVGAEDYGSLRGNFDDHVGLMVKNIEDSKMPAAALTDPRGLPSLPPSLEAKLPHLNQSLRMTHADWLPVTNTRYKFFVYSAYYDNRIGGGDGPGLIRVIGATKTRGPDRVWCRLWYNLQGSGNATASITVAAKVKVIRENWTLKYSACFVICPLPKTPPETFDGRVPNRVPNSVSVVARLKAQPANRILIQNRPSDRPKEREPLAVCVKPLHFDYNRVVQLIEFIELHRLLGATHVTLYNDTLGLEAGCVLKDYESRSAVDSDYPLVSLLPWHHLDMISQSEIRTEGLFAALNDCLYRSMYKYELVALLDLDEYIIPRHNDTIPELIRWLGKRISTKSTGAYSFQNAFFYLQWADDPSVKFSQTPEEAALITLRKTRRRMKLHPHKQRSKYVCKPENVVEAGNHFVWEFIPGHGALNIPADAAILHHYRVCEFGGDDCVKTQSVVDRTAYRYGPDLARNVRSRYRELMEKCSLPELDPLPAAPISEKTSSIPIIPVPSTR; encoded by the exons ATGGGTGGGCGTCGGGGCGGTTCGGGTGGCGGTCGAGGTGCGGGTGTATTGAAGGAGAGGGCGAACATGTCTTTTATGTTGGTGGTGATGTTCTTCGCAGTTTTCGGTTTGATAGTATTAACGGAAATATTTCTGATCGACGACAGACACGGATCGAACGTAGGTGGAACCGGAGCGTTAGGCGGTCACAGAAACGGTCACAGATTGATCGCAGCGCCGGACAGACCGGATTACGAGGAGGTCGGG GCGGAGGATTACGGGAGCCTGAGGGGAAATTTTGACGATCACGTCGGTCTGATGGTTAAAAATATCGAGGATAGTAAAATGCCAGCGGCAGCTTTGACCGATCCCAGAGGTTTGCCGAGTTTACCACCAAGTCTCGAAGCAAAATTACCGCATTTGAATCAGAGTTTGCGAATGACTCACGCCGACTGGTTGCCAGTAACGAATACAAG atacaaatttttcgtctattcCGCCTACTACGATAATAGAATCGGCGGAGGCGATGGTCCAGGATTAATCAGGGTAATCGGTGCCACCAAAACGAGGGGTCCGGATAGGGTATGGTGCAGATTATGGTACAACTTGCAAGGATCCGGTAACGCTACAGCGTCGATAACGGTCGCAGCTAAAGTAAAG GTGATTCGAGAGAATTGGACCCTGAAGTATAGTGCATGTTTTGTGATATGTCCCCTGCCAAAAACACCACCGGAAACATTCGACGGTAGAGTTCCTAACAGAGTACCAAATTCCGTCAGTGTAGTAGCAAGATTGAAAGCACAACCTGCGAACAGAATACTCATACAAAATCGACCCTCCGACAGACCTAAGGAACGCGAACCATTGGCAGTCTGCGTCAAGCCTCTGCACTTTGATTACAACAGG GTTGTACAACTCATAGAGTTCATAGAACTTCATAGACTTTTGGGCGCTACTCATGTAACACTTTACAACGATACGTTAGGACTCGAAGCTGGTTGTGTGTTGAAGGATTATGAATCTCGTTCAGCAGTGGACAGCGACTACCCTCTGGTATCACTTCTACCCTGGCATCATTTGGACATGATATCCCAAAGTGAAATAAGAACAGAGGGTTTATTCGCTGCGTTAAACGACTGCctttatcgatcgatgtacAAATATGAGCTTGTCGCTCTACTTGATCTTGACGAATACATTATTCCAAGACACAATGACACAATACCGGAGCTCATAAG ATGGCTGGGCAAGAGGATTAGCACAAAATCGACCGGTGCTTATTCCTTTCAAAacgcatttttttatttgcaatgGGCCGACGACCCGAGTGTTAAGTTTAGCCAGACGCCCGAAGAAGCTGCGTTGATAACGTTGAGAAAAACGCGTCGGAGAATGAAATTGCATCCTCATAAACAGCGTTCCAAATACGTTTGTAAACCGGAGAACGTTGTGGAGGCCGGTAATCATTTCGTTTGGGAATTTATACCGGGACACGGCGCGCTCAATATACCGGCCGACGCAGCGATATTGCATCATTACAGAGTATGCGAATTCGGGGGAGATGATTGCGTAAAGACGCAATCGGTCGTTGACAGAACGGCTTACAGATATGGACCGGATTTAGCGAGGAACGTGAGATCGCGTTACAgagaattgatggaaaaatgcTCACTCCCCGAACTCGATCCTCTACCGGCAGCGCCGATTTCAGAAAAAACCTCATCGATACCGATCATACCCGTACCGTCTACCAGGTAG